In Meiothermus ruber DSM 1279, the following proteins share a genomic window:
- a CDS encoding DUF433 domain-containing protein — protein sequence MTNPSALLQRITLEPEVNHGQPTVRGLRYPVRVILELLAGGMTPEEVLADYPDLEPEDIQACLLYAAKLSEVGAVLRVA from the coding sequence GTGACGAACCCATCGGCCCTGCTTCAGCGCATTACCCTCGAGCCCGAGGTCAACCACGGCCAGCCTACTGTGCGGGGGTTGCGCTACCCGGTGCGGGTGATCTTGGAGCTCCTGGCGGGGGGTATGACCCCGGAGGAGGTTCTGGCCGATTACCCCGACCTCGAGCCGGAGGATATCCAGGCCTGCTTGCTGTATGCTGCCAAGCTCAGCGAGGTAGGGGCGGTGCTGAGGGTGGCGTGA
- a CDS encoding DUF5615 family PIN-like protein, with protein sequence MIRFLVDAHLPFRLVRLLRERGYDALHTSELPRGNATKDSEINALSLREKRVVVSKDADFIQSLILRGEPYKLLLVSTGNISNQVLEALFLEQLDVLCELLNTYRYVELGRAEIVAHL encoded by the coding sequence GTGATCCGCTTTTTGGTGGACGCGCACCTGCCCTTTCGCTTAGTGCGGCTTTTGCGGGAGCGGGGTTACGATGCCCTGCATACCTCCGAGCTTCCGCGGGGCAATGCCACCAAAGATAGCGAGATCAACGCCCTTTCGCTGAGGGAAAAGCGGGTGGTGGTAAGCAAGGACGCGGACTTCATCCAGAGCCTGATCCTGCGGGGTGAACCCTACAAGCTGCTCCTGGTCTCCACCGGAAACATCTCGAACCAAGTTCTAGAGGCCCTCTTCCTGGAGCAGCTCGACGTGCTTTGCGAGTTGCTGAACACGTACCGCTATGTCGAGCTGGGTAGAGCGGAAATTGTAGCTCATCTTTAA
- a CDS encoding type II toxin-antitoxin system VapB family antitoxin: MPRMTIEIDEALLEEARRVLGVRTKREAIERALQELVRQQRRRGIRAHAGRVELELTQETLRALRESR; encoded by the coding sequence ATGCCCCGCATGACCATCGAAATTGACGAAGCCCTGCTGGAAGAGGCCCGCCGGGTGCTGGGGGTGCGCACCAAACGGGAAGCCATCGAGCGGGCCTTGCAGGAGCTGGTGCGCCAGCAGCGCCGCCGGGGCATCCGGGCCCACGCCGGGCGGGTGGAGCTCGAGCTCACCCAGGAAACCCTGCGCGCGCTGCGGGAGTCCCGCTAG
- a CDS encoding PIN domain-containing protein: protein MARILVDTSAWIEFYHPKGARQVKQALGNALEVHEIAVIAPIAVELLSGAKSEKDYGLLAADLQALLWLPLGSEEAGVAGKLAYDLARSGQRVPTVDLLIAGSALVHGCELWHFGDAHFATIAGHSPLQEHNLKSA from the coding sequence GTGGCCCGCATCTTGGTAGATACATCGGCCTGGATTGAGTTTTATCACCCCAAGGGTGCCCGCCAGGTCAAGCAAGCCCTGGGTAACGCCCTGGAGGTACATGAGATCGCGGTCATAGCGCCGATTGCCGTGGAACTTCTGTCCGGCGCAAAGAGCGAGAAAGACTACGGTCTTCTCGCCGCTGATCTGCAGGCCCTGCTCTGGCTACCCTTGGGAAGCGAAGAGGCGGGGGTGGCTGGCAAGCTGGCCTACGATCTGGCCCGTTCCGGCCAACGGGTACCCACGGTGGACTTGCTGATCGCCGGATCGGCCTTGGTGCATGGCTGCGAACTGTGGCACTTTGGCGATGCCCACTTTGCGACCATCGCGGGCCATAGCCCCCTGCAGGAACACAACCTCAAAAGCGCCTAG